A region of the Pempheris klunzingeri isolate RE-2024b chromosome 21, fPemKlu1.hap1, whole genome shotgun sequence genome:
tgtttaatagtttgaaaaaaaaaaagaatcacaatTTTTAAGAGGACGTGTTTTGGATGATAATTGTGAGTAGCCAATAGCaacatctatccatccatttgTCAAGTAAAAAAGTTCAATATTTCCccctgaaatgtagtggaggaaAGGTTTTAAGTAGCAAAGACTCATCCAATTGTACTTTAGTATTTGAGTAACTGTATTTAGCTACTAACTGTAGTTTCTGTTTAGTAGAAAGTGAATGGAGTAAATGAACGTGTCATAAACAAACAGAGGAGCTTTTCAGggcttgtgtgttgtgttggtcTTGCAAGGAATCGTGGGGCAGCACGTTTTGTACGTGATCCTTTAATCTATCATGTGCCCTGCATTATGAACAAGGAGACTGTTGAGAAAGACCCCTCATATGCAAAGTCTAACATGCATCCCCTTTAAATTTAGCTACATTGTTAGATAAGTCGACCAAAATAGACTTAACTGTGGAACACATCAATTAAATGCAAGTCTTGTGTCAGTCCCTTTGCGTTTTCTGCAGAGCTGTCCTCTGTGGTTGGGGTTAGGGGCCGCAGAGATAACTGGTTAGGGTTAAGGCGGGTTCAGGGTACAGCAatgggaaacagagagagaagcagttTTGGCGTGAAGGTGTGGGGCAGTCAGAGATCAGCAGAGCCATATCTGTGTGTCCCAGCTGGTTCACAGCAGCTCAAACGTCTTAAGAAAACTGTCAGATGTCGTCACACTAGTTTCTGCCCTTACAAGGATGTTGAACCTGCATCCGGGAAGGCAAAGAGAATTAAAGAGAATTGCCCCACAAGAGCCTCCTATCGAGTTAACAGAGGAACAAATTGCTATTGAGAAGGTAGGATTTCACAGAGGGTACACGCTGATATGCAAACATTTTCCTTTGCATGCCTTTAGTTTGGACAAGAGAAAGCAACAGaattatctgtgtgtgagagggacAGTATGTGACTCAGAGAACCCCCCACCCCTGATGTCTTGGAAAGGGCTTGGGAAAGACATCTGATATCCGAAACTAAAATGGTTCACATACAAGCATGTGATCACGCGACAGTCTGTCACAGTTTGTTCCATTTCTCCTTCATCTAATTTTAAAAGACAGATCAAAGTTGCCTTACAGGTAACACTTAAACACAGCTCTCCAATGGCTACAATATGAAGATCTGAACATTTACAGGACTGATCTCAGTACCTCAGTGGCCTTGGTTCAGTCAAAACATGTCTGAACATAAGCAGGTTCCAATTTTAAAACACCCCATGCACAGCTGTTACCGAGGCCACAGACAACATGTCCTGCACTGTGTTAAAAACTaggtatgcatgtgtgtgtgtgtgttacagtgtgtggtACAGTAAGTGCAATATAACAGGAAAACCACTCAAACAAGTTTTCAAAAATAAAGCTGCACCTTGTAATGTCAAAATAACACGACACAAGGAATAGTTTTATGCCTTGAATGAACTGGAGTGTTTACTAGGTGTATCATGTGCTGCCCTGGCTGGATCAGAGTGGACTGTGACATTTGAAACGTGCTGAGAGTGACTGTATGATGTAAGGACAGAAAAGGTGAGTGTGTAAAATGGGCAGCTACTGAATTTTACCACTAGGAGGAGACATCCCACCTTCACAACCAGGTCAGTATCTCATCTCTAAGCACACAGCGATTATTTGATGCTAAACTGGCCTCCAACACAAGTCTAAAACTTAAACTGCCCAGATCCATTCAATAAGACCATttacataaaaagaaaatacaaaaattatttgtgaaaacatgtttttatgtttttgtttttctaaacaGGGCTCTGTATAAATCActaacaaaactgaaatgcaaaacagaaaTTAGAGTGCATTGACAGCACATCAAGTTGGAGTCCATGTCTGAAGGATCATTTTGTCCCACCGCTCACCAAACTGACATGTGGGACTTTGTGCAAGCGTTGCAAACCGTATCAAATCTGCCACCTAAAGAAGGCACCAACCTTTTACAaataatcatgacaagtttACTTGGTTTGACAATAGAATCATAGATAATCTCTTTGATAAATATATTGACGTCACACTTTTTCAAAAGCtccatcttttttaaaaaaagaaaaaaaacggtACTAGAACTGCACAGTGTGAGCCATATTCAGTATCTGATAGAATAAATAATGTGATTCCATTCAGAGggtagaaaaatagaaatactgaCCGCAAAATAGAGATATAGAAGGGATGATGATGGGCTGGGGAAATTATACACTGCCTTAAATAGAGATTAGCTCACATTATTTTAGTGGCAATCACTTAATTTACAAATTGCATCATTACATATGCTGAAATGTAGGCTTTTTGTGCACTGGAAAagtaacaaaaagaaaacttcaGTAGAATTTCagtccaagaaaaaaaaaaaaaaaaaatcaagccaGGAAACAATCCTTGTTTATATCgttgtgtaaatgtaaattcaGAATAGCTAAACTGTGTATGAAAACTCATGACCAAACAATCTCCCAACCAAAAAAACCTCTCTTGTGTAAATGTATGCAGATGTAGATCATGTACCGTTCATAACACTCAGTAAAGAAAACAGACCTTTGATCTCATTCAGAAACAAATCATCTTGAGCTGCAATTCAATTTCATTCTGCTTCACAAACTCTGACATGATTCTAAGGCTTTTCAATGAAAAGTCAATCTTCACTAGTTGAGCAGTTTAAGAGATGAGTAAAGTAATGAACAAAGACTACTAAATCTACGCTTGTGATTGCAATACTGGAATCTGTAGTTCTGAGTCACTAAATGGACTCCTGATGCCTACTGGACCGTGCAGCCCCTCAATAAGAGGGAGCAACAGGGACGGCTGGGACCTTCAGTGTAAAGTGTGTCTTGTGTTGATCAAAAAGGGTCAGGGTTAACTAAGCACAAAGATTGCACTTTCATTCACTGAAATGCAGTGTAGATCAAAACCTCATTGGCATGTGGCCTTAACTTACAGTCTAATGATTCATTTCAACCAAATGTCTCTTTTGAAGGTTTTTGCCACTTTGGCTTCTGTACTCTGTAGGCAGTGTGTGCGTCTACATGAGTCCACAGCAAGGCTCCTTATTGTTGGACTGCTCCTCCTCAGGGGCTCTGAGTTTCAGCAGCGGAGGATCTCCACTGGCTGGCGTGAAGTAGACCTGGCTCGGGGAGGCCGCCTCCTCTGCATGGGGGGTCATTTGGCGCTCCGGCTGGGCCTGCGTGGTCGTCACCtcagctgcctcctcctctaAGGGAGGGGGCAGGGGTGGGGGAGGTGCTGGGTACTTATTGAGCTTGGCAGCCGCCCGCTGTCGTTTCAGGTCAGCCAGGGTGTGATGCGATTTCTCCCGAGTCATATTATCTGCCCCCTCGCCCTCTGCAGACCCAGGGCCTAACCCGGCTCCAGATGCAGGGCTGAGCTGGTAGGAGGCGCTGCGATCCATGCGACCTCCACCACTCCACAGCTCTCCGGGTAAAGAGGAagccagagacacagaggtCCCTCCATTTCCTAGGCTGGACAGAATTTTCCTGTCTGTAACCTCTAGTTCCTCCAAACGTGACGTGCCTCCACCAGCCGCAGCCTCATACAAAACAGCATAAAAGAATAAATCTTAGCAATAATgagacacattaaaaaaaacaaaaaagtccaAAACACTGAGCTCACTCACCATGGAGGCATGCTGGTGCAGCTcgttgtctgtttgtctgtcttcatcGTCGTCCTGTGGCTCTGGCTGTCGGCCACGCTCCTGCCACACCATGGCCTCTTTGTGGTGCTCCCGCCGGTACAGACTGGAGCGCTCGTTCACACTGACACGACGTACCACCTTACTGCATAGACAAGCGAGAGAGAGGGGAACAGTGAAGCACGGAACATGTttatgtgtacgtgtgtttcACCCTCTAGTCCCcctcagctctctgtctgctgcccTAATGTCCCCTCTCACCCTCTACTGCCGGTGCTAGAGGCTCGTCTTTGCAGTGTGCCCTTCTGCCGGTCCTGGCTCTTCATGATGGCATCGTGCTTGTGCTTCAGGTCCATCAGTTTGGCTCTGACCTCTTCATCCATACACACATCTGAAAAGGCAGCGGCAGCAAAGATTAGACGATGGAAGGTACGAAAGCAAAGATGCCAACAAGGAGGCTGCAATTGAGAGATCTCAGAAATGGGCCAAAAAGGCTGTCTTGATCTTACCCAGAGGCGTCTCCTCCAGGATGGACTTGGCGTCTAAACTGGCTCCATGAGCCACCAACAGTTCCACAATTTGGATCTATCGAACAAGTATGAATGACACTATTAACAGGTAATTTAGGAAAAGTGTAAGGTTCCTATGTTTTGGTTTGTATGCAGCACTTACTTGTCCCCAGCAGGAGGCAGCGTGTAGCGGCGTCCAGCCATCACAGTCCTTAACCTCCACCTGAGCCCTGTTCTCTAGCAACAGTTCCGCCACAGACATGTAGCCATTAGCAGACGCTATATGGAGCTGGGAGAGACATTCAACATTGATCATTGAAGTGTTGACCCAGGGTGACAAATTTAAGGTTTTAACTCCAGTTTCCTTTGGCAGAAAAAGCACTTTGTGCAAATGCATTCAGAAAAAGAAGTCTTTGATAAAAAGGATATTCCTGCATTTTGTTCTCTACTGCAGCTCTAAACTTCATATATACTACAAATTTAGTCCAAACTTTCATTTCCTGGCTTAACTGATTTTGGTTACATTTTCCAAATGGTTCTATGTTTTCTGTAACTTATGACTTATCTTTAAAGGAAGGGTCTGCAACTTATCTTTGAAGcactttttgttcatttgttaatTTTTGGTTAATTTGAAATTGGGTGAAACAAGAGCctgacagcaaaaaaaaaaacgaacaaacaaaaaaaaaaaaacagtgactgtGGCTGTCACAAGAAAATTAACACAGCCGACCTGCCTGTCTACTTATGTACCTTCCTACCTGCGTGCACTCTGCAAGTGCGCCCATTGCAAATGACTGGAGTCTTCAACAAAGCTAACACTAGCGAGCTGGTCACACAAAAATGGTTGAGAAAGTGTGACCAAAATTTTAATCTcggctcagcgacagactgttGTGAGTTACCAACAGGAAgaacacacccactgagccgaaGAATGAGGGAGAACTCCTGCTGATCACAACAGACTGTCATTTAGTAAGCTAACAgaacaaagcacagcctctgagcccagtgAGCGGGTTgctatgagctaaaggtaaaatatataattgtgGCATTTGTGTAAAGAATGACTGAGGGACCCATCATCTTCCCATCATCATTGTCGTGTACTCTTCCTCCAGCTGTAACATTAGTCAGGTAGCACGTTCGTATGTTgtgggggagtggctttggaggacagcctgaagggagggggtgggatgtTTTTCAGTTGGATACAAAATCTggctactcttgctagtttctccaatgttgcagactctgcctttaagtctagatagatagacagatagacagatagatagatagatagatagatagatagatagatagatagatagatagatagatagatagatagatagatagatagatagatagagtaaTATACACAACTTAAACAGTTTGTGTCCTTCTGTCTCACCAGTGTTGCTCCATTATCGTCCTGAGAGTTTAAGTCTCCGCTGCTCTGAATCAGAGCCCGAATGTCAGCCAGCATGGCTGTCTCCTTAGCCCCGCGACATTCATCTATACGGTCCTGAGTTATCCCtatgcacacaaatacaaacacgtgcccacacacacacacacacacacacacggacagcagcagtgatgccAGTTAGCGCAGAGATGCTAAGAGTCTTACTGTAATGCTGTCAAagacatttgttttccttttggtTTGGGACTGATGTGACAGACAAATGAAGaggacattttcacttttttcttccACTAATGTGACTCAGTTTACTGACCCTGTTCAGCCATAACCGTCTCCAGCAGCTCAAGGGTGGCCTCATCCTCACAGAGGTCATAGGGCATGTTGCCATCCGCATTGACAGCCAGCAGGTCAGCCCCACTAAatgcacgcatgcacgcacacacacacacacacacacacaaagaaactggATTAGAGTACTACACAGTGACACACCCTGATGTATGTAGCCACTCAAGAATATTCATACACTTGCAAAGTGTTCTGAGTCAAGCTGCTGCCATATTTGCATTGTTTATGTAAACTAGGTACTCTAGCCAAGAGGCTTCTAGGTGTATTTACAGTCTAAGAAATAATATCCATTCTGCCTGAACGCAAGAATAAAGCAACCTTTATCCTAGTACAGCTGAGACATTAGTCCACGATATATCAgcttatttctacattttgacttttcacTCCAATGACAGCAGGAAAAACTTTCTATGTTAGACAAAATGCATAAATGTGGGGCTGAAGAAGAGTAAAATCATGAAACTCCTGGAAAAATACTCACGCCTGAATCAGGAGCTGCACCAGTCCGGTGTGTCCACAGGTGGCAGCAGCGTGCAGGGGTGTCCACAGCTCACTGTCACAAGCATTCACACAGGCACCAGCATCCAGCAGGCACTGCACCATGTCCACAAAGTCATCAATGCAGCACTgggaagagaggggagatgTAGATATAAGTTCAAAGTACAGTACAGACAGAACACAAAATTTAGGCAACAAAATTAACACATGTGATTGACAAACAAGCACAAAGAGAAATGGATAAACTACTATTCATGGCAACTAGTACACTGGTTTGTGTAATAGAGAGCATTTGCATGTATGGCCCAGCCCTGTGCTGTGTAAACACCAAGTTTTCCAGGGGGAAGAGCAGAGTCAACTGCTTTTATAAAGAGTCCTCTGTGCTCACAAATACGCCTCTCGTGAATTTATAGGAGCCTGTGTAGGTGTTAACTTATAAAGAGAATGACAAAgagcaaaacacagagagaagagataAAATGcccaccaaaaaaaacaacaactcagGAATCTTATGATGGTTTCTTTTAATTCTGACGGTTCAGGAAAGGAATGCAAGCCCAAGCAATTTGCACTCACTCTTCCAAACACTGGCCCACAGACTTAAAATAGTGGGAGTGAATCAGTGTGTTCATGTAAACTGACTTAAGATAAGTTAAGGTTCAGACAAAATGAAGGCAAACAGTACTTAGCAAGCTGAGAGCTGTGATCGCACAcgaaataaacacacactagcTGAACAAAAGGTGACCCGTCTAGTTAAGGGACACAAAGTTGACAGTGTTTGAGGATGGGAGGCCGGTGAGGGATCATGTCCTTGTCACAGCACTGGTGACTCCCACaaccaggtgtgtgtgcgtgtgtgtgttagtgtaccTGGTGTAGGGCTGTCAGTCCATCCTCATTGACCAGATCTGGGCTGATGCCACTGTTAAGTAGCAGCCTCACTAGAagaagcatgcacacacacagacacactcagcgTTATGACCGACAAGCTGGGCAAagtttttttccacatcaacATTACAACACTTTACACTCAGTCTGCTCTAAACCGATATAAGAAATTATACCCATTTGGTGCGTCTGTGCCTGTATGGTTAACGATAAACTTAAAAGATTTGCCACTACAATTAGCTGTGatcctgcagctgaaaatagtatAAATAGTATAAATATGCAGCATAAATTATGCATTAATCCCTTCCTTTAAAGGCTTCCTCAGGCTTTGACATATTATTTTTACTGGTCTAGCAGAGAGAAGCCTGAGATCTCTTGTCATCCTGTCTTGAATGCCCTAAAATACTTCACTAGTTTACTTCCAGGTAGAGAGAGTAGTGTTAGAGCTCATCAGTATGTAGAATTTAAGGCTCCTTAATGTGACTTTTCAAGATGCGTGTGTGTTGCTACTAACCCTCCTCCAGGTCGTTGCGTGCAGCTGCATCCAGCAGGGTGATGGAGTTGGGGAAGGTTACTTTGGTGGTACGCGCCTTCTTCTTATCCGCTTTGGCCCTCGACCCACGAACTGCGTCCTTCTCCATCTGCGCCCAAGCCTTCAGCTGCTGCGTGCGACGCTTCTGCGCGTGCTTCAGGCGCTCGGTGGCACTCAGACGCCCCACTGTGGCCATTTCAGCCAGCAGCTCGCCGTGATCTGCTGCCATGCCACCAGTCTGCTATGAACGCTCACTGTGGCGTTGCCTCTCTATTCCTGTTCGTTTAGCTTAGTCCACAAGGATATATCAAATACGAAGCCTTCCAAATTTCTCATATGCCTCCTTTGTGCCCCTTAAAGAGGCCCTTCTGTAAGGCCAAGCAGGCCTACGTTAGGGCCTGAGGAAGAGCACaaaaaatgcagtttgtttgtaaaacaattaatgaaaaaatagaTTGAAGCAAGCAGCAAAAAAGTCCAAAGTAcgataaaacaaaacaactgatGTTGTATGATCAGGTGGCTGATATTTCCATGATTTCAGAATGTCTCTTTCCCATCTTTCAGATGAACTCTTATCGTGCCATGCAAAAAAGGCAAGAGAAGGATGTCCGACACAGAGTCATCCAAGCTGTGGATTGTAACCAATTGTCAGTCCTCTCATCCATATCAACTATGGGCAACTGGGCCGATAACCCACTGGGAGAAAGCgagacagatacagaaaagTGTCAAACTACTCCCCAGGCTAGATGATCAACCTGAGCTTCTAATCCAAAGTGGTGGTCTGAGACTTGGACCCAACAGAGTGGCAAGTCTCTGAGAATCCATGGTGAGAATACGACAAATCCACAAGGTAGGAAGAAATGGGAAGTTTAAGCAATGAGAAAAAGGGGCATTTGCAGTATTCACACAAGGCCAAATATAGTTAATGCACACAGTGACAGGATTCAAACATCCCCTGGTGATGAGTGGAGACTATTCCAGACGTTGTTGTTGGTGCACTTTTTGGCAGGTCTTTGGAGGAAGAAAGCTGGACACAAAGGTTTCAATGCTTCGTTCCTCAACGACATTGTCGTCTGTCCGCAGCTGTGGGtagggagagaagaaaaaaaggcagtGAGAGAGAATGTGAGTGCTGTGTTACAGTATAATGTACGCACTGCGCTCTCCTAATCCTGTTATCTTTAACCCCTGAGCTCCTTCCCCCTACTCCCTCCACTCCCACTCCTCTCCCGAAGGAAACCTGAGACGGTGGGACGCTTTTCATTAATGATTGACACACCCTGCAGCCCGACATACACTTTGCTGCCACTGGCATACACAAAGTCCAAGCCGGTGAAAGGGACGACGAGGAGAAGTGGTTAAATAGCTGGTGTGTGACAAGTTTCAGTGCAAGTACTAACCCTGGCAACCTCGGTCAGTAAGATCGTTCTCATTGCCTTTCGGTAACTGCCTAGGTGAGTTACgtggctcacacacacgcagtcgGCTCTTTCCAGGCtactcatttattatttaggCCTGGGCCTGTGAGCGCTGAGAGGAAGGTCAACTAGAGGCACTCAGTGAGATAGAGAGAGTGACTGACAAGACAGAAGTCCTGAGCCACAGAGCCTCTGCAGCAAGCAGCCGACTACCTGATAAGGTGGGAGGTGGGTACTGTAGACCACAGCGCTCCATCGATTGGCTGATTAGACGGCAAAGAGATGGAGGGTGATACATAATAATCAGCTTGCAGTTATAGGGATCCTCTTTGGTTTTTATCCCAATGGAGGTGAGGgtaataaaacagttttttggAATTCAGAGTTTTCCCAAGATTCTTTCTcaacaaaaaaagcaatttacAGACTTTTAGGCTTAAGTTTTAGATTTGAGTGGATGGAAAGATGAATTTAAAACAGTGCAATTCTGGTCTAAAGTTGCTATTCCGAGGTTTTTAGACACATATAGATCAACCAGCATCCAGGTTTGACCAGGTGGAGAAAATTCAACTTCTCATCTACTCTGTTTGGGATGTGGATCAATAATTGGACTGGTGTTGGTGCAAACAGAAAAGTGAATACAATTAGCGGGTGCCCCTTTTTGATAAAGCACCTTTCATGTAACCTATGACTTTCTTGATCATTAAGTCACTTATTAATGCTTTATTGATCATTTGTAAACCATTAATAAAACACTTTTGTGTTGCCTGGTTGTGAAACAACCCTCTGGCTGGTGTTTATCCTTTCTTACAACTAATTACAACTGATGTATAAAGCTTTagtttattagattattaaCCTAATAACTTTATTAGTTACAACATGCAAATCTTTTAAAAATTCTCACTTTGCCGTGAGTTGAATAATAAGATGTAGTGTCTGCAGCATGACAAAGTAATGGCTATATTTAAAAGTCCTTGCCTTGGGGATTGACAGAGTTTTGTCATTTGTTCCTTCCATCTATTTTTAGGACACCTGACCTCTCGCCCTTTGTCACCAGCTACAATGTAAGGATTTCCTCCTCAGACTGAGGTAATAGCTTAACTCTGCCCCATGGACCGTCAGAATACTACGTGGATAATTCATCCAAACAATACTCGCATGAGCAAGGACTTGAAATGCACAGGATTGAGACATGGGTGACAAATGCGTGGTTCATTTATAATGTGAATGATCCATGTGGCGATTTTCTTTAACCCGTCTTCCTCCTTCAGGAAAAAGCCATGTTGTTGAAAGTTGATGTTCAACTTCAAAGGTCAACTGGAGACATACTTGTTGAGTTAGTAGCCTAACCTGTTTCTGGTCAGTGTTTTAATCTGCAGCTAAAATATGACAAAGGGAGCATGTTCTGTGGTATTTTAAGGGGCTTTAAAGGCAGAAAGGATTTGGAGAAAGCGGGAAAATCCCTGCTGCTGTATTAGCGGGATAATGCCAGACACAATCTGAAAGATCAGCGGAATAAAGATCCCAAACTCAAATGTTAGCGTTGTGTGGGCCACAAATGaaactcattttaaatcattCGCTCTGATAAGGCTGTATTTGGCTCATGTTTTGCTCAAATCAGACTTTGTTAGTAAATCAAaaagttgttttattattagatGATGAATGCAGTGATGGCGAAATGGCTCCCAAACAGGCCCAGatataaacaacaaaaaaacagattggGCCATCTGCACGCTACAATACAGCCACTTCATTCATCTGTTGCTCTGAGCTTTTGTTGATCTAAGCACATCAGTAGCttcaatatgtattttttttttttttttttaaaacaagatgcTTCCAGTGTTCACCATTGTTTGTGTGGAGTTCATTTACATCTCAAAAGATGGATGAATatatccataaaaaaaaaaaaaatagctcgttgtcttgtttgcttgtttaaaaaatacaagcaAAGCAAAGCGATACCTGTTCTTTTAGCTTCAATTTGATGACCGAGCATATCTCAGAGGCCGGAGGTATTTTTCCACCTCCACAGCGTGCctgatttggatttttttatgtgatctttctttcatttgtaaTATTACCTAGCATTGCGACAATAAGTGCTAAACATTTTGTCAGATA
Encoded here:
- the ppp1r16a gene encoding protein phosphatase 1 regulatory subunit 16A encodes the protein MAADHGELLAEMATVGRLSATERLKHAQKRRTQQLKAWAQMEKDAVRGSRAKADKKKARTTKVTFPNSITLLDAAARNDLEEVRLLLNSGISPDLVNEDGLTALHQCCIDDFVDMVQCLLDAGACVNACDSELWTPLHAAATCGHTGLVQLLIQAGADLLAVNADGNMPYDLCEDEATLELLETVMAEQGITQDRIDECRGAKETAMLADIRALIQSSGDLNSQDDNGATLLHIASANGYMSVAELLLENRAQVEVKDCDGWTPLHAASCWGQIQIVELLVAHGASLDAKSILEETPLDVCMDEEVRAKLMDLKHKHDAIMKSQDRQKGTLQRRASSTGSRGKVVRRVSVNERSSLYRREHHKEAMVWQERGRQPEPQDDDEDRQTDNELHQHASMAAAGGGTSRLEELEVTDRKILSSLGNGGTSVSLASSLPGELWSGGGRMDRSASYQLSPASGAGLGPGSAEGEGADNMTREKSHHTLADLKRQRAAAKLNKYPAPPPPLPPPLEEEAAEVTTTQAQPERQMTPHAEEAASPSQVYFTPASGDPPLLKLRAPEEEQSNNKEPCCGLM